Proteins encoded together in one Triticum dicoccoides isolate Atlit2015 ecotype Zavitan chromosome 7B, WEW_v2.0, whole genome shotgun sequence window:
- the LOC119338595 gene encoding glutaredoxin-C8-like: MASTTFRRFGVAAAAAAFIALAAFGSASASKTAFVKSTVKAHDVVIFSKSYCPYCKRAKAVFKELELKKDPYVVELDQREDGGEIQDALSDMVGRRTVPQVFIRGKHLGGSDDTVDAYESGELAKLLNISVKDDL, translated from the exons ATGGCGTCGACGACGTTCAGGCGcttcggcgtggcggcggcggccgccgcgttCATCGCCCTCGCGGCTTTCGGATCCGCCTCGGCGTCCAAGACGGCCTTCGTCAAGTCCACCGTCAAAGCCCACGACGTCGTCATCTTCTCCAAGTCCTACTGCCC GTATTGTAAAAGGGCGAAGGCTGTGTTTAAGGAACTTGAACTGAAGAAGGACCCATATGTCGTCGAGCTTGATCAGCGAG AGGATGGTGGGGAAATCCAGGACGCCTTATCCGACATGGTTGGCAGGCGTACTGTTCCTCAGGTTTTCATCCGTGGAAAGCACTTGGGAGGCTCTGATG ATACTGTTGACGCATATGAAAGTGGCGAGCTGGCTAAACTTCTTAACATCAGTGTCAAGGACGATCTTTGA